A window from Plectropomus leopardus isolate mb chromosome 21, YSFRI_Pleo_2.0, whole genome shotgun sequence encodes these proteins:
- the LOC121960956 gene encoding uncharacterized protein LOC121960956 codes for MAARLERTERDESCFSRAARAIRRALSRICGDVSHSSPVSPRRHTQPETRSRLSSVTQDEELYESLGSHTESLSHVSPQSDKDDGERYSHLQRVKYKGRPFFSSDTSSIQDHGLLCPGSFSALGGPPFNIPHSVGAPRSSLAKASEPWPSFRSKRKRKIDSLIKTPVTDSPDYMLDRPLADLLREKGGIKTHSSAAGSTSGLDSTSPDNPREMELNTTASPSILQLSTSDDDDSDSDALCLREKEGDESSDRFCVPTSSQSTAPTVAAAPPCPRDRPTVLQDSTVSTEGSRTQDAFELLCVSEREPGADRDALMEIDAAVTAMKHSVTTTLPAQSQLLQSPECFRSRRDSGCLPRSHSLPSLSQITSEETQTFTRAESVPDVLLTNSFEEFTPEIRADENDESYWFQCSCPGLYQCRVTGLLFDMEAAGDVVYGIVPWNRRLLAQHHKKPAGPLFDIECLQQQSVRQLHVPHCEIRSTGGCDFLSVAHVNDEGVEFISPHKITETHVIINITGFSAFGNVKDEDSPPVPVRALVLLFYRPPADPDPTSLLNVLLLPRNVALRDVLRTRKKLVGDEMRATSRPPSVSGKDEFCLSSTGVRRSCGQSAVNLPPHEKLLDGRSSFIDGISGPVLKSLLDKLLEKKVMSDPERESADVMPNTRDKARFVIDTVRKKGEAASSEMIEFLCEADPFLCEHLGFI; via the exons ATGGCTGCGAGGCTTGAAAGAACAGAAAGGGATGAATCTTGTTTTAGTCGGGCAGCCAGAGCCATCAGGAGAGCTCTGTCCAGGATCTGTGGAGATGTTTCTCACTCTTCCCCCGTCAGCCCACGGCGCCATACTCAGCCAGAGACACGGTCCCGTTTATCAAGTGTCACACAGGATGAGGAACTTTATGAAAGTCTTGGGTCTCACACAGAGTCTCTTTCACACGTATCTCCTCAGTCTGACAAGGACGATGGGGAGCGTTACTCTCATCTTCAACGTGTTAAGTACAAGGGGcgaccttttttttccagtgacacATCCTCTATACAGGATCACGGTTTGCTTTGCCCTGGATCATTCTCTGCGCTTGGCGGTCCTCCCTTCAACATACCTCATTCAGTGGGTGCACCAAGGAGTAGTCTCGCCAAAGCCTCAGAGCCTTGGCCTAGCTTCAGAAGTAAGAGAAAACGTAAGATCGACTCCCTAATTAAGACTCCGGTCACAGATTCTCCCGACTACATGTTGGATCGACCTTTAGCTGATCTACtcagagaaaaaggagggaTAAAAACTCACTCCTCTGCAGCAGGTTCCACATCAGGACTCGACTCGACTAGTCCAGATAATCCCAGGGAAATGGAGCTGAATACAACAGCCAGTCCCTCCATCCTTCAGCTCTCCACCAGTGACGATGATGATTCAGACTCTGATGCGTTATGCctcagagaaaaagaaggagatgAGTCGTCTGATAGATTCTG TGTGCCCACCTCCTCTCAGTCCACAGCCCCGACTGTCgctgctgctcctccatgtCCACGAGACAGACCCACAGTCCTCCAGGACTCGACTGTCAGTACTGAAGGAAGCAGAACACAAGACGCATTCgagcttttgtgtgtgtctgaaagaGAACCAGGAGCTGACAGGGATGCTCTGATGGAAATAGATGCAGCTGTTACAGCCATGAAACACTCAGTCACAACCACCCTGCCAGCCCAATCTCAGCTCCTACAATCCCCAGAATGCTTCAGGAGCAGGAGAGACTCCGGCTGCCTGCCTCGCTCTCACAGCCTGCCTTCACTGAGTCAGATAACGTCTGAAGAGACGCAGACCTTCACGCGAGCTGAGAGCGTACCTGACGTGCTGTTAACAAACAGCTTTGAGGAGTTCACACCTGAAATCAGAGCTGATGAAAACGATGAAAGCTACTGGTTCCAGTGCTCCTGCCCAGGCCTGTACCAGTGCAGGGTGACAGGCCTGCTGTTTGACATGGAGGCAGCAGGGGACGTGGTTTACGGGATTGTCCCCTGGAACAGGAGGCTGCTGGCCCAGCATCACAAGAAGCCCGCAGGACCCCTGTTTGACATCGAGTgtctgcagcagcagtctgtgcGTCAGCTTCATGTCCCTCACTGTGAGATCCGCTCCACAGGTGGATGTGACTTCTTGTCAGTGGCTCATGTGAACGATGAGGGCGTTGAGTTTATCAGCCCTCACAAGATAACAGAAACTCACGTGATCATAAACATCACGGGGTTTTCCGCTTTCGGTAACGTCAAGGATGAAGACTCACCACCTGTCCCGGTCCGAGCGCTGGTCCTGCTGTTCTACAGGCCCCCAGCTGATCCTGATCCCACATCCCTCCTCAATGTGTTGTTGCTGCCGAGGAACGTGGCGCTCCGGGATGTCCTGCGGACCAGGAAGAAGTTAGTTGGAGATGAGATGAGAGCTACATCGAGAC CTCCCTCAGTGTCTGGGAAAGACGAGTTTTGTCTTTCCTCCACTGGAGTAAGACGGTCCTGTGGGCAGAGCGCTGTGAATCTGCCTCCTCATGAGAAGCTGTTGGACGGACGGAGCAGCTTCATCGATGGGATATCAGGACCTGTTCTCAAAAGTCTGCTGGACAAACTGCTTGAGAAAAAGGTGATGTCTGATCCTGAGAGGGAGTCAGCGGACGTGATGCCAAACACAAGAGACAAAGCTCGTTTTGTCATCGACACAGTGAGGAAGAAAGGTGAGGCTGCCAGTTCAGAGATGATTGAGTTCCTCTGTGAGGCCGACCCCTTCCTCTGTGAACACCTGGGCTTCATCTGA